A part of Paraburkholderia azotifigens genomic DNA contains:
- a CDS encoding mandelate racemase/muconate lactonizing enzyme family protein: protein MSLAFAIDSSTAIGEPFKYRDNSSRDALSAMSTITKLRTLRIAERPNLIWVEVETDEGLIGLGETFRGAQAVEAVIHEQVASQIIGQDSRRIDAISRQLLNPYVGFQGASAEIRAASAVDIALWDIKGKRHGIPVHEAIGGANRLEIQAYNTCAGYSYNSDNASRRVISRQDAPQGPYDDQIAFNQDAGRLALSLLEEGYRAMKIWPFDVFAAATGGQTLSLADLKKGLEPFRKIRQAVGDEIEVMCELHSLWGALPAERICRALEDFGVFWVEDPINRMHDVEALADLRSRVRVPVCGSETLSGSTQFRELMAANAVDIVMVDPAWCGGLTEARKIAAIAESHRRALAPHDCTGPVTLMAGLHLALHASTAIYQEVVRATLSTWYRDLVTELPVIERGMVQAPVLPGLGTALRPEIRLRADATVRESA, encoded by the coding sequence TTGTCACTGGCTTTCGCGATCGATTCCTCGACGGCGATCGGAGAGCCCTTCAAGTATCGCGACAACTCTTCTAGGGACGCTCTCAGTGCCATGTCAACAATCACGAAGCTTCGCACCCTGCGTATCGCGGAAAGACCCAATCTCATCTGGGTCGAAGTCGAAACCGACGAAGGACTGATTGGCCTCGGCGAAACGTTTCGCGGCGCGCAGGCGGTGGAAGCCGTCATTCACGAACAGGTCGCGTCACAGATCATCGGGCAGGACTCGCGCCGCATCGATGCGATTTCCCGTCAGTTGCTCAACCCGTACGTGGGGTTCCAGGGAGCGAGCGCGGAGATACGGGCCGCGAGTGCGGTCGACATCGCCTTGTGGGACATCAAGGGGAAACGTCATGGCATTCCCGTCCACGAAGCCATTGGCGGAGCGAACCGGCTCGAAATCCAGGCCTATAACACCTGTGCCGGCTACTCGTACAACAGCGACAACGCGTCGCGAAGAGTGATCTCCCGGCAAGACGCGCCGCAAGGTCCATATGACGACCAGATCGCGTTCAATCAGGACGCGGGCCGTCTCGCGCTGAGCCTGCTGGAAGAGGGGTATCGCGCGATGAAGATCTGGCCGTTCGACGTCTTCGCGGCGGCGACAGGCGGACAAACCCTGTCGCTTGCCGATCTCAAGAAAGGCCTGGAGCCGTTCCGGAAGATTCGCCAGGCAGTCGGCGACGAGATCGAAGTGATGTGCGAACTGCACAGCCTGTGGGGTGCTTTGCCCGCCGAGCGCATCTGTCGCGCGCTGGAGGATTTCGGCGTGTTCTGGGTGGAAGACCCGATCAACAGGATGCACGACGTCGAGGCGCTGGCGGACCTGCGTTCACGCGTGCGCGTGCCTGTTTGCGGCAGCGAAACGTTGTCTGGAAGTACGCAATTCCGGGAGTTGATGGCCGCCAATGCCGTTGACATTGTGATGGTCGACCCTGCATGGTGTGGCGGACTGACGGAAGCACGAAAGATTGCGGCCATCGCCGAATCGCACCGGCGCGCGCTGGCGCCTCACGACTGCACCGGCCCTGTCACGCTGATGGCGGGACTGCATCTCGCGCTGCATGCGTCCACGGCGATCTACCAGGAGGTCGTTCGCGCAACGCTTTCGACCTGGTATCGCGATCTCGTCACCGAACTTCCCGTTATCGAGCGCGGCATGGTTCAGGCGCCCGTTCTTCCGGGGCTTGGCACTGCGCTTCGTCCAGAGATCAGGCTTCGCGCCGATGCAACGGTCCGGGAATCAGCCTGA
- a CDS encoding OsmC family protein, with amino-acid sequence MEKIEKVLTSGNTHVTVNRNPDAQRGEFGVYDLKLTAPGVEDLQFVGTEPHPRAEQLFAGAWSACYTTVFGMAAQLKKVTLPPDYSVDIKVNIGQTGPAWFLGARFTVRVPGIEQKIVESIAHLAHQICPYSKAVRGNIEVVTNIVTV; translated from the coding sequence ATGGAAAAGATCGAGAAAGTCCTCACTTCAGGCAACACGCACGTCACCGTCAATCGCAATCCGGACGCCCAGCGCGGCGAGTTTGGTGTCTATGACCTCAAACTGACGGCGCCCGGTGTCGAAGACCTCCAGTTCGTCGGCACCGAGCCGCACCCACGGGCCGAGCAGTTGTTTGCTGGTGCCTGGTCGGCCTGTTACACCACGGTGTTCGGGATGGCAGCCCAGCTAAAGAAGGTAACGCTGCCGCCCGACTATTCCGTGGACATCAAGGTCAACATCGGGCAGACCGGTCCCGCCTGGTTCCTCGGCGCTCGGTTCACTGTCCGTGTGCCGGGTATCGAGCAGAAAATCGTGGAGTCAATCGCTCACCTGGCCCATCAGATCTGCCCCTACTCGAAGGCGGTGCGCGGCAACATTGAGGTCGTCACGAACATCGTCACGGTGTGA
- a CDS encoding MFS transporter produces MQTGFMDKSAIERRTIRKVVWRLIPFLMVCYLLAFIDRGNVGMASLQMNHDLGMSAKVFGFGSSLFFISYFFCEVPSNLALQKYGARIWIARIMITWGIVSAATALVHNATSFYILRFLLGAAEAGFFPGVLLYLSYWIPASYRARIVATFMVAIPAASFIGSPISALLLQMDGFWGLRGWHWLFILEGIPTVLLGVACLFMLTNKPENAKWLDDDERTWLVNALVTGHNAPKKVPSLPLAQLFRNRYVLCLALVDTCASAAGSTLSVWQPQLLKSFGLSVMQTGLLNSVPYAVASVLMVYWGRRSDRLGERRWHTVVPMLLIGVGLFATSLSGSLLPTICMLCAVLVGAYSFKGPFWALATDMLSNSAVAAGLATVNAIANLLGGGLMVNVYGWVKDATGSYALALMPLAILTLVSVATLLLLTRNGSANRLAGKTETI; encoded by the coding sequence ATGCAAACTGGATTCATGGACAAGTCCGCGATCGAGCGCCGGACCATACGAAAGGTCGTCTGGCGACTCATTCCCTTCCTGATGGTGTGCTACCTGCTTGCCTTTATCGACCGGGGCAACGTGGGCATGGCCTCCCTTCAGATGAATCACGACCTCGGCATGTCGGCGAAGGTCTTCGGCTTCGGCAGCAGCCTGTTCTTCATTTCCTATTTCTTTTGTGAAGTGCCGAGCAATCTCGCGCTGCAAAAGTACGGCGCGCGGATCTGGATCGCGCGGATCATGATTACCTGGGGCATCGTGTCGGCGGCGACCGCGCTGGTGCATAACGCGACGTCGTTCTATATCCTGCGCTTCCTGCTGGGCGCCGCCGAAGCGGGCTTCTTTCCCGGCGTGCTGCTGTATCTGTCGTACTGGATTCCGGCTTCGTATCGGGCTCGCATCGTCGCGACGTTCATGGTTGCGATTCCGGCCGCGAGCTTTATCGGCTCGCCGATTTCGGCGCTGCTCCTGCAGATGGACGGGTTCTGGGGTTTGCGCGGCTGGCACTGGCTATTCATTCTCGAAGGCATTCCGACGGTGCTGCTCGGCGTTGCCTGTCTGTTCATGCTGACCAACAAACCGGAAAACGCGAAATGGCTCGACGACGACGAGCGCACATGGCTCGTCAACGCGCTCGTCACCGGGCACAACGCGCCGAAGAAGGTACCGTCGCTGCCCCTCGCGCAACTGTTCCGCAATCGCTATGTGCTGTGTCTCGCGCTCGTCGATACGTGTGCGTCGGCGGCGGGCAGCACGCTGTCGGTGTGGCAGCCGCAACTGCTCAAGTCGTTTGGACTTTCCGTCATGCAGACGGGTTTGCTGAATTCGGTCCCGTACGCAGTCGCTTCCGTCCTGATGGTCTACTGGGGCCGGCGCTCGGACCGTCTGGGTGAACGTCGCTGGCACACCGTCGTGCCGATGCTGCTGATCGGCGTGGGCCTGTTCGCGACGTCGCTGAGCGGCTCGCTCCTGCCGACGATCTGCATGCTGTGCGCGGTGCTCGTCGGCGCCTATTCGTTCAAGGGCCCGTTCTGGGCGCTGGCTACCGACATGCTGTCGAACAGCGCCGTGGCGGCAGGTCTCGCAACGGTCAATGCGATCGCGAATCTGCTCGGCGGCGGATTGATGGTGAACGTCTACGGATGGGTGAAGGATGCGACGGGGAGCTACGCGCTGGCGTTGATGCCGCTCGCCATTCTCACGCTCGTGAGCGTCGCGACTTTGTTGCTGCTCACGCGCAACGGTTCGGCAAACCGTCTCGCTGGCAAGACGGAGACCATCTGA
- a CDS encoding phytoene desaturase family protein: MSPIPRKVVIIGAGIAGLCAAVYARKCGYAVTVLEQHERPGGLATSWQRGAYTFEACLHWLLGSNQHDSMYTLWREVFDIDRMHFVYPEEWMRVESEDGKRLSIYSNLERLEAELLRHAPQDEAHIRHFVHAIRSLSDCPLPSQGGTWQHRFATGLQFLRRVPLLQSLSHITSEAYGKRFSDPLLRGFFGEGENAQLAVLALVFALAWNTNRNAGYPTGGSQAVIGPIAHNLQQLGGVLRTGASVKEILVEDDTAVGVTLDDGERIDADWVLSAADGHTTIYDLLDGRYVGPRMAHVYRTYKTFPSFLQVSLGVARDLSQQCGYVMRLLDSPLEVDPQTALHQIAFRLFHYDPTFAPVGKTAVTCTLPTRNVEYWSRLSEHDPQEYEAEKRRLANSVIALFDAWIPGVRDAIEMVDVSTPATVVRCTRNWQGSMEGWLLTPQTGIRPLPPTLPGLRRFLMIGQWVMPGGGLPSGLITARRAVRRMCRQDGIAFAPDEHEKTTNAAGDFPA; the protein is encoded by the coding sequence ATGAGTCCCATTCCCCGGAAAGTCGTCATCATCGGCGCCGGCATTGCCGGCCTGTGCGCTGCTGTTTACGCCCGCAAGTGCGGGTACGCGGTCACCGTGCTCGAGCAGCACGAACGTCCCGGCGGACTCGCCACCAGCTGGCAACGTGGCGCGTATACGTTCGAGGCCTGTCTGCACTGGTTGCTTGGGTCGAATCAGCACGACTCGATGTACACGTTATGGCGAGAGGTGTTCGACATTGACCGCATGCACTTCGTCTATCCCGAAGAATGGATGCGTGTAGAAAGCGAAGACGGCAAGCGTCTGTCCATCTACTCGAATCTCGAACGGCTCGAAGCGGAGCTGCTACGGCATGCCCCCCAGGACGAAGCACACATCCGCCACTTCGTGCATGCCATCCGCAGCCTGAGCGACTGCCCGCTGCCATCGCAGGGTGGCACGTGGCAGCACCGGTTCGCGACCGGGCTGCAATTTCTCCGCCGCGTGCCTCTTCTGCAAAGCCTCTCGCACATCACGTCCGAAGCCTATGGCAAACGATTTAGCGATCCCTTGCTACGGGGCTTCTTCGGCGAAGGAGAGAATGCACAGCTTGCTGTGCTTGCGCTCGTTTTCGCACTTGCGTGGAACACCAACCGGAATGCCGGCTACCCTACGGGCGGCTCGCAAGCGGTGATTGGTCCGATCGCACATAACCTGCAACAGCTCGGCGGTGTGTTGCGCACGGGTGCGAGCGTAAAGGAGATCCTCGTGGAAGACGACACGGCGGTGGGTGTGACGCTTGACGATGGCGAGCGCATCGACGCGGACTGGGTGCTCTCCGCCGCCGACGGGCACACGACGATCTACGATCTGCTCGACGGTCGGTATGTCGGGCCGCGCATGGCCCACGTCTATCGCACGTACAAGACGTTCCCTTCGTTCCTGCAGGTGAGCCTCGGCGTGGCACGCGATCTTTCGCAGCAGTGCGGATACGTTATGAGGCTGCTTGACTCGCCCCTTGAAGTCGATCCGCAAACAGCGCTACATCAGATTGCCTTCCGGCTGTTTCACTATGACCCAACGTTCGCACCCGTCGGCAAGACCGCTGTGACGTGCACCTTGCCGACGCGCAACGTGGAATACTGGTCGCGGTTGAGCGAGCACGACCCACAAGAATATGAAGCGGAAAAGCGGCGCCTGGCGAACAGCGTGATCGCGCTTTTCGATGCGTGGATACCCGGCGTGCGCGACGCGATAGAAATGGTCGACGTGTCGACACCCGCTACCGTTGTCCGTTGCACGCGCAACTGGCAAGGCAGCATGGAAGGCTGGTTGCTCACGCCTCAGACGGGTATAAGACCATTGCCACCCACGCTGCCGGGCCTGCGGAGATTCCTTATGATCGGCCAGTGGGTGATGCCCGGCGGCGGCCTGCCCTCCGGCCTGATCACCGCGCGGCGCGCGGTGCGCCGCATGTGCCGGCAGGACGGCATCGCTTTCGCGCCGGACGAACACGAGAAGACGACGAATGCAGCGGGCGATTTTCCGGCGTGA
- a CDS encoding DUF2970 domain-containing protein, translating to MEILRLVRIVLSAFFGVRKRASHEADFANINIVALPFVAVFLAACVGGCIFGVVHLIAHSTSAMQGF from the coding sequence ATGGAAATCCTTCGTCTCGTCCGTATCGTTCTGTCAGCCTTCTTTGGCGTGCGCAAGCGCGCATCGCACGAAGCCGACTTCGCGAACATCAACATCGTGGCACTCCCCTTCGTAGCGGTTTTTCTTGCCGCGTGTGTTGGAGGTTGCATTTTTGGCGTCGTGCATTTGATCGCACATTCGACGAGCGCAATGCAGGGCTTCTGA
- a CDS encoding MarR family winged helix-turn-helix transcriptional regulator, with translation MKPTDQRAPGNLTLSDFLCFAVYSANLAFGKACKPILDELGVTYTQYFTIIALWEADNQTVGGLGETLFLESNTLTPMLKKLEAMGYLRRQRDSEDERQVRILLTKSGRRLCEKAMTTNLSEASGLTPDKFIKVQKSVVALRNELMRLVGHGE, from the coding sequence ATGAAACCCACCGATCAACGGGCACCTGGCAATCTCACGCTCTCCGATTTCCTATGCTTTGCGGTCTATTCCGCGAACCTGGCGTTCGGCAAGGCATGCAAGCCGATACTCGATGAGCTTGGGGTGACTTACACGCAATACTTCACGATCATTGCACTGTGGGAGGCAGACAATCAGACCGTCGGTGGACTGGGCGAAACACTTTTCCTCGAATCGAACACGCTTACCCCGATGCTGAAAAAACTTGAGGCGATGGGCTATTTGCGAAGGCAGCGTGATTCCGAAGACGAACGCCAGGTGCGGATCCTCCTGACAAAAAGTGGCCGGCGCTTGTGCGAAAAGGCCATGACGACAAATCTCTCAGAGGCGTCTGGCCTGACACCGGACAAGTTCATTAAAGTGCAAAAGTCTGTCGTCGCGCTGCGGAACGAGCTTATGAGGCTCGTTGGACACGGCGAATGA
- a CDS encoding chaperone modulator CbpM encodes MKEFEASCLSAQIVDENVEFTLLELSRASGASEEEIMLWVAEGAFEPKGAAPQTWRFSGASLRRAHTAFRLARDLQINAPGIALALDLLDEIEALKIPSRRLRHN; translated from the coding sequence ATGAAAGAATTTGAAGCGAGCTGTCTGTCGGCTCAGATTGTCGATGAAAACGTTGAGTTCACGCTCCTCGAGCTGAGTCGAGCGAGTGGCGCATCGGAAGAGGAAATCATGCTGTGGGTTGCTGAGGGCGCCTTCGAGCCGAAAGGCGCCGCGCCGCAGACATGGCGGTTCAGCGGCGCCTCGCTGCGGCGCGCGCACACCGCATTTCGGCTGGCTCGCGATCTTCAGATCAACGCACCGGGCATTGCACTCGCGCTCGATCTGCTCGACGAAATCGAAGCGCTGAAGATTCCCTCAAGACGCTTGCGCCACAATTGA
- a CDS encoding MFS transporter yields MTMAAQTGFVSKLFPALAEASLRRYLSGQVASVLGSWTQNVTLNLLVYHLSGSAAILALLNFLLYGPQLIVAPIAGSRISSANAKRATLCVLTASLVLTGSLFTLSLLGVLGVKLILAHALAIGVSSAVETPARQVLLLTSLEDSTHTSNAVAMNTMVYNVGRMVGPTIAGFVYPTLGPRTSFAIYALALCFMATCVRSIRTASAARPARADSSLRDAVGYVMSDAFSARYLPVLACVGLFAGSYQTLVPLLADQGFHDAARFTGVFFACAGAGSLSAAILLSSAIGPLASRRFIAWAPWTAVAALALLAATPEAAATIPAFYTLGFSLTFAATSTNATIQRQCPEHVRGGLVGMYGMAYNGTMPFGYLLVGTASEALGVRHTFAAMAVVLASGVIAVIAWQRFTNQRAGAQ; encoded by the coding sequence ATGACGATGGCCGCACAAACCGGCTTCGTCAGCAAGCTGTTTCCAGCGCTTGCCGAGGCATCGCTGCGACGGTATCTGAGCGGGCAGGTCGCGTCCGTGCTCGGAAGCTGGACGCAGAACGTCACGCTGAACCTGCTCGTGTATCACCTGTCGGGGTCCGCGGCGATTCTCGCGCTGCTGAACTTCTTGCTGTACGGACCGCAGCTGATCGTCGCGCCGATCGCCGGCTCGCGGATCAGTTCGGCCAACGCGAAGCGCGCGACGCTGTGCGTGCTGACGGCATCGCTGGTGCTGACGGGCAGTCTCTTCACGCTGTCGCTGCTTGGCGTGCTCGGCGTGAAACTGATACTCGCGCATGCGCTCGCCATCGGCGTGTCGAGTGCAGTCGAGACGCCCGCGCGTCAGGTTCTGCTGCTTACGAGCCTGGAGGATTCGACACATACGTCGAATGCCGTCGCGATGAACACGATGGTCTATAACGTCGGCCGCATGGTCGGCCCGACGATTGCGGGCTTCGTCTATCCGACGCTCGGACCCAGAACATCGTTTGCGATTTACGCGTTGGCGCTCTGCTTCATGGCGACGTGCGTGCGTTCGATCAGAACGGCCTCGGCGGCGCGGCCCGCGCGCGCGGACAGCAGCCTGCGCGACGCGGTCGGCTACGTGATGTCCGATGCGTTCTCCGCGCGCTATCTGCCGGTACTTGCGTGCGTCGGCCTGTTCGCCGGCAGTTACCAGACGCTCGTGCCGCTGCTCGCGGACCAGGGGTTCCACGACGCGGCGCGCTTTACGGGCGTGTTCTTCGCGTGCGCGGGCGCGGGTTCGTTGAGCGCGGCGATTCTGCTTTCTTCGGCGATCGGCCCGTTGGCGTCGCGGAGATTCATCGCGTGGGCGCCGTGGACGGCCGTCGCTGCCCTCGCGTTGCTCGCCGCGACGCCGGAGGCGGCAGCCACGATACCCGCCTTTTACACACTCGGCTTCAGCCTCACGTTCGCGGCCACCTCGACGAACGCGACCATCCAGCGGCAATGCCCGGAACACGTGCGCGGCGGGCTCGTCGGCATGTATGGGATGGCCTACAACGGCACGATGCCATTCGGCTATCTGCTCGTCGGGACCGCGTCCGAAGCGCTAGGCGTACGACACACCTTCGCAGCCATGGCAGTGGTGCTTGCCAGCGGCGTCATCGCCGTCATCGCGTGGCAACGATTCACGAATCAGCGCGCAGGCGCACAATAA
- a CDS encoding amidohydrolase family protein — MSNATRREFLQFAGAALMSAALPKVASAEETWSSGTERPAFMLPEGAIDCHMHIYDDRFPVAPGTTLRPPDATAAQYRLLQTRLGLKRNVVVTPSTYGTDNRCTLEAIRQFGGNARGVAVIDSSVSDAELRSLDRGGIRAIRFNLSYPGATTLDMLAPLAARISDLGWHIELVVQGARLPELERHLSALPCALVIDHIAHVPQPGGLSSDALRTARRLVEKGKTWITLSGPYVDSKTGAPAYEDVAPVAKTLIDMAPERMLWGSDWPHPTEKTHKPDDASLLDTFAGWIGRPDWQHLIFVTNPAKLYGFV; from the coding sequence ATGAGCAACGCTACGAGACGCGAATTCCTTCAGTTCGCCGGCGCCGCGCTGATGTCGGCTGCGCTGCCGAAAGTGGCAAGTGCCGAAGAAACGTGGTCGAGCGGCACGGAACGGCCGGCATTCATGCTGCCCGAAGGCGCCATCGACTGTCACATGCATATCTACGACGACCGGTTCCCGGTTGCGCCGGGCACGACGCTGCGTCCGCCGGATGCGACGGCCGCTCAGTACCGGCTTCTACAGACGCGGCTTGGCCTGAAGCGCAACGTAGTTGTCACACCGTCGACGTATGGAACGGATAACCGCTGCACGCTCGAAGCCATCAGGCAGTTCGGCGGCAACGCGCGCGGCGTTGCCGTCATCGACAGTTCGGTGAGCGATGCGGAACTGCGGAGCCTGGACCGGGGCGGCATTCGTGCGATTCGCTTCAACCTGAGCTACCCGGGTGCGACGACGCTCGACATGCTTGCGCCGCTCGCGGCGCGCATCTCTGATCTCGGGTGGCATATCGAACTGGTCGTGCAAGGCGCGCGGCTGCCTGAACTCGAACGTCACCTGTCGGCGCTGCCTTGCGCGCTTGTGATCGACCATATCGCGCATGTTCCGCAACCCGGCGGGCTGTCGTCAGACGCTTTGCGTACCGCGCGACGTCTGGTTGAAAAAGGCAAAACGTGGATCACATTGTCAGGGCCGTACGTCGACAGCAAGACGGGTGCGCCCGCGTATGAAGACGTTGCGCCCGTCGCGAAAACGCTGATCGACATGGCGCCGGAGCGGATGCTCTGGGGGAGCGACTGGCCTCACCCGACGGAGAAGACTCACAAGCCGGACGACGCGAGCTTGCTGGACACGTTCGCGGGTTGGATAGGGCGCCCGGACTGGCAGCATCTGATATTCGTCACCAACCCGGCGAAGCTGTACGGGTTCGTGTGA
- a CDS encoding cupin domain-containing protein, with amino-acid sequence MQDQTDWLTRFMELVTITGKVEVRCAMRAPWAIEYAQAGAQEMPYHVVLTGRAVFENSDSGATCELRPGDIALLPHGSAHVLRDGSGATPGPTKVRSSGSLLVNESSGDGEAFDMLCGRFVVAPPHDRLIRSYLPLELVVRTEDIAAATHSLPQAERLSRLVALMRAEAMDDEVGSGAVLNALSSALFALTLRAAGEAGQAHTGVLALAAHPRLAPAAAAMFGDPARAWTLSELAGLCSMSRATFRRHFQASLGRSAMDLLTDIRMSAAANALRKSTSSTEAVADLVGYQSVSAFRRVFTQRMGATPGDWRQLHRAGTE; translated from the coding sequence ATGCAAGATCAGACCGACTGGCTAACCCGTTTCATGGAGCTTGTGACCATAACGGGAAAAGTGGAGGTTCGCTGTGCAATGCGAGCCCCGTGGGCAATCGAATACGCCCAGGCCGGAGCGCAGGAGATGCCGTACCACGTTGTACTGACCGGCAGAGCCGTATTCGAGAACTCGGATAGCGGGGCAACCTGCGAATTGCGGCCCGGCGACATCGCCTTACTGCCGCACGGTTCCGCGCACGTGTTACGCGACGGCAGCGGCGCCACACCGGGACCGACCAAGGTCCGCAGTTCGGGCAGTCTCCTTGTCAACGAAAGTAGCGGCGATGGCGAAGCATTCGACATGTTGTGCGGGCGATTTGTCGTCGCGCCGCCTCATGATCGACTGATCCGGAGCTACCTCCCGTTGGAACTCGTGGTTCGCACCGAAGATATCGCCGCCGCCACACACAGTCTGCCGCAAGCGGAGCGCTTGAGCCGGTTGGTCGCGCTGATGCGGGCCGAAGCGATGGACGACGAAGTGGGCAGCGGCGCCGTGCTAAACGCGCTGTCGTCCGCCCTATTTGCGTTGACGTTACGGGCGGCCGGTGAGGCTGGTCAAGCACACACGGGTGTGCTCGCGCTGGCCGCCCACCCGAGGCTGGCGCCTGCGGCCGCTGCCATGTTCGGCGACCCGGCTCGAGCATGGACGCTTTCTGAACTGGCCGGACTTTGCAGCATGTCGCGCGCGACATTCAGGCGACATTTCCAGGCCAGCCTCGGCCGCTCCGCGATGGATTTGCTGACCGATATCCGGATGAGCGCAGCGGCAAATGCTCTGCGGAAATCCACTTCGTCCACCGAGGCAGTTGCAGATCTTGTCGGATACCAGTCGGTGTCCGCCTTTCGACGGGTATTCACTCAGCGGATGGGAGCGACGCCTGGCGACTGGCGGCAACTTCACCGAGCGGGCACAGAATGA
- a CDS encoding DnaJ C-terminal domain-containing protein → MKYKDYYAILGVERMAAQEDIKRAYRKLARKYHPDVSKHTDAEDRFKELGEAYEVLKDPEKRAAYDRMGTHWRSGEEFQPPPNWDEGFEFSGAGQQDATHSSLNEFFEAMFGGARTAHAQRRPSHAMGEDHHAKVFIDIEDAYRGAKRSISLQLPVIDAHGHVSLQSRTLNVSIPKGVRAGQHLRLAGQGGTGIGDGPAGDLYLEIAFREHARFRVDGADVSLDLPVAPWEAALGAHVTVPTPDGWIEMTVPKGSAGGTRMRLKGKGIPGNPPGDMYAILNIVLPPADTDSAKAAYDTMRQAFNFDPRARFYG, encoded by the coding sequence ATGAAATACAAGGACTATTACGCGATCCTGGGCGTTGAGCGTATGGCTGCTCAGGAGGACATCAAGCGCGCCTATCGCAAGCTCGCGCGCAAATACCATCCGGACGTCAGCAAGCACACCGACGCAGAGGATCGTTTCAAGGAACTGGGCGAGGCCTATGAGGTACTCAAGGACCCGGAAAAGCGCGCCGCCTACGACCGCATGGGCACCCACTGGCGCAGCGGAGAAGAGTTTCAGCCTCCCCCGAACTGGGATGAAGGTTTTGAGTTTAGTGGTGCCGGTCAGCAGGACGCCACGCATTCAAGTCTCAACGAGTTTTTCGAAGCAATGTTTGGTGGTGCGCGAACGGCGCATGCACAGCGCAGGCCCTCGCACGCGATGGGAGAGGATCACCACGCGAAGGTGTTCATCGATATCGAGGACGCCTATCGCGGAGCAAAACGCTCGATCTCCCTGCAGTTGCCGGTTATCGATGCACACGGTCATGTCTCGCTGCAATCACGTACCTTGAATGTGTCGATTCCGAAGGGCGTACGGGCCGGGCAGCACCTGCGGCTTGCCGGCCAGGGAGGAACGGGTATCGGGGACGGGCCAGCGGGGGATCTCTACCTGGAAATTGCGTTTCGCGAGCATGCGCGCTTTCGCGTCGATGGCGCCGATGTCTCGCTCGACTTGCCGGTAGCGCCATGGGAAGCGGCGCTTGGCGCGCATGTAACAGTGCCGACGCCCGATGGATGGATCGAAATGACCGTGCCGAAGGGCTCGGCAGGCGGCACGCGAATGCGGCTCAAGGGCAAGGGAATTCCCGGGAATCCGCCCGGCGACATGTACGCGATCTTGAACATCGTATTGCCGCCAGCCGACACCGATTCGGCTAAAGCAGCATACGACACGATGCGGCAAGCATTCAATTTCGATCCGCGTGCGCGATTTTATGGGTAG